The following are from one region of the Ochotona princeps isolate mOchPri1 chromosome 4, mOchPri1.hap1, whole genome shotgun sequence genome:
- the LOC131480110 gene encoding LOW QUALITY PROTEIN: olfactory receptor 8B3-like (The sequence of the model RefSeq protein was modified relative to this genomic sequence to represent the inferred CDS: inserted 1 base in 1 codon) — MAPGNGSVVTEFILKGLTDRPELQLPLFFLFLLMYMVTVLGNLSLVTLIGLNSHLHTPMYFFLFNLSLVDLCYSSVFTPKMLMNFTSEKNIISYVGCMVQLYFFVXFVVSECYVLTSMAYDRYVAICKPLLYNVIMSPNVCWSLLLGSYLMAFSGAMAHTGCMLRLTFCDANTINHYFCDLLPVLQLSCTSTYVNELLVFILGAVNITVPSITVFISYGFILSNILQVSSAKGRSKAFSTCSSHIIAVSLLFGSGAIMYLQPSSAGSMDVGKISSVFYTNVVPMMNPLIYSLRNQDVKLALKKTLSRML, encoded by the exons ATGGCTCCTGGAAATGGCTCAGTTGTGACAGAGTTCATCCTGAAAGGATTAACAGACCGGCCAGAGCTCCAGCTCCCcctgttcttcctgtttctgctcaTGTACATGGTCACTGTGTTGGGAAATTTGAGCTTGGTGACTCTAATTGGGCTGAACTCACACCTTCAcacccccatgtacttcttcctcttcAATTTGTCCTTAGTAGATCTCTGCTATTCTTCTGTCTTCACACCTAAAATGTTGATGAACTTCACATCAGAGAAGAATATTATATCATATGTGGGGTGCATGGTGCAGCtctacttttttg tctttgttgtttctgAGTGTTATGTTCTGACATCAATGGCCTATGatcgctatgtggccatctgcaaACCACTATTGTACAATGTCATCATGTCCCCTAACGTGTGTTGGAGTCTTTTGCTTGGTTCATACTTGATGGCCTTTTCTGGAGCCATGGCTCATACTGGCTGCATGCTGAGACTGACCTTCTGTGATGCAAACACCATCAACCACTATTTCTGTGACCTCCTCCCGGTGCTGCAGCTCTCCTGCACCAGCACATATGTCAATGAACTCTTGGTTTTTATATTGGGTGCAGTCAACATCACTGTACCCAGCATCACCGTGTTCATCTCTTATGgctttattctctc TAATATCCTTCAAGTCAGCTCTGCCAAGGGCAGGTCCAAAGCCTTCAGCACCTGCAGTTCCCATATAATTGCTGTGTCTTTGCTGTTTGGATCAGGTGCAATTATGTatcttcagccatcttctgctggatCCATGGATGTGGGAaaaatttcttctgtgttttataCAAATGTGGTTCCTATGATGAATCCGTTAATTTATAGCTTGAGGAACCAAGATGTTAAACTTGCTTTGAAAAAAACGTTGAGTAGAATGCTTTGa
- the LOC101525152 gene encoding olfactory receptor 143-like, whose translation MENRSSVNEFVLVGLTQQPELRLPLLFLFLVNFMVTMVGNLSLITLICLNLHLHTPMYFFICNLSFIDFCYSFVFTPKMLMGFIAERNIISYPECMTQLFFFCFFVNSECYVLTAMAYDRYVAVCKPLKYTIIMSPRICLLLMSGSYLMGFSGAMVHTGYMLRLIFCNSNIINHYMCDIFPLLQLSCSSTSANELVSSVVVGTVIVASSLIILASYALILFNVIHMSSAKGWSKAIGTCGSHIITVGLFYGSGLLTYVKPSSTESASQGKFFSVFYTIVVPMLNPLIYSLRNKDVKLALKKTMKRFTK comes from the coding sequence ATGGAAAATCGGTCTTCAGTGAATGAGTTTGTTCTTGTGGGATTAACACAACAACCTGAGCTCCGGCTGCCCCTGTTGTTTCTGTTCTTGGTGAACTTTATGGTCACTATGGTGGGCAACCTGAGCTTAATCACGCTAATCTGCCTGAATTTGCACCTTCACACGCCCATGTACTTCTTTATCTGCAACCTGTCCTTCATTGACTTTTGTTATTCGTTTGTCTTTACCCCTAAAATGCTGATGGGCTTTATCGCAGAGAGGAACATCATCTCTTATCCAGAATGCATGACTCAgctatttttcttctgcttttttgtcAACTCTGAGTGCTACGTGCTGACAGCCATGGCTTATGATCGCTATGTGGCCGTCTGTAAGCCTCTGAAGTACACGATCATCATGTCTCCAAGGATTTGTTTGCTGTTGATGTCTGGTTCATATTTGATGGGATTTTCTGGTGCCATGGTCCACACAGGGTATATGCTGAGGCTCATCTTTTGTAATTCTAATATCATCAACCACTACATGTGTGACATCTTCCCCCTGCTTCAGCTCTCCTGCAGCAGCACGTCCGCCAATGAGCTCGTGAGTTCCGTCGTTGTAGGTACAGTGATCGTTGCATCAAGCCTCATTATCTTAGCTTCTTATGCtttgattctttttaatgttATTCACATGTCTTCCGCTaaaggttggtccaaagccattGGAACCTGTGGTTCTCACATAATAACAGTTGGCCTGTTCTATGGCTCAGGGTTGCTCACGTACGTGAAACCATCTTCTACTGAGTCTGCCAGCCAGGggaaatttttctctgtgttttataCTATTGTGGTGCCCATGTTGAACCCTCTCATTTATAGCCTCAGAAATAAGGATGTCAAACTTGCTCTGAAGAAAACCATGAAGAGATTTACAAAGTAA